The Asterias amurensis chromosome 19, ASM3211899v1 genomic interval TATCAACTTGAAGCAGGTTGCTTCTACTAATGTGAAAAACATGCGTGACCCTTTAAACTGAAATTGTGAATGATCATTATCGTCAAACTGGTGTCAGAGGGGAAAAGAAGAGGAATTCAGCTGGTCCAAGAAAAAGTTGCATGCATACACAATCAAACAaattgaaccccccccccaaaaaaaaaaaaacaggaagaatTTCTGCATTTAACTGTTTTCTCGGGAGAGACACTTCAGAAGAGAAGGAAGAGGATATATCGGACTTTCCTTAGATGGTGACACTTAAGGATGAAACATTCAGTCTGAATCACTTGCTGACTCATGATGTGGCATGACAACAACTTGCTCTCGCTGAAAACGAAAACCCTCGACATGGGTTTAAACAAAGGTCATCATGGCGTGATGGTAAGTCTCTTCGAATTGAGGTAAATGGCTATAGATTTGGCATATGGGTTATGGCTAATGGCTAGTGAAGCAACAAGATAGGTATTGATAATAGCAAAGCTACATGTACCATTAACAATCTCAACTTTTACttctgaaataattatttgatgaataaacaagaagaaaaaaactagaAGTTGTCAAAACATTTTGGGTTAGTGCAGGGGTCAATTTGGAAACGGCCAAAAGTAATGTGTTTACAGTTAGTATGGGCCAGCAAGTCAATAAACGTCAACACTCCTTCATATTGGAAAGAAACATCATAAGAACACTAAGTAAACTCTTAGAAACACTTAACTGAACATTAATTTATGAACATACGATGTAAAAAGTTGCATTATACGTACGTCAATAATCCAATATGGTTTGAAAATTTAACCTAACATTTTCCCCAAGAAAACCTCTGCCGACTGATTTACAATATCAAAAATCAGACCATGTGACGttttgactggttccctgtccATCCTGTAGCATCCACCAGACATCGCAATGGAACCAGCAGATGTATTCACATTGATTGATGTCACATGAGAACACTCTGTTGGTCCATAGCGCTGTTGGTATTGTCCTCTCTGCTTGtgctcctaaactttggaacACTTTACCTAATAAACATCAGATGCTGTAGTGCTCtttcattgtttaaaaacttgcagaaaactcatttatttaaatcctcaTACACTTAGCTTGTTACACgtcttgacagtagattattcattgtataatgttttattgtgttctatatttctttttttgttgaaTATGTATTGTTTTCtgttctgcgcctcggaatagggtcttgtacactagatagatggcacattataaatgcattattattatcatttattaTTGTAGACCGTGAACCTCTGGCCGTGTCATTGCGGCTATACAGCTATGACTACGGCTGGATCACctcgtcatcatgcattgaagacTAGAATACCCTTGACAACAGCAATAGCTGTAGCCACAACTGTAGCCGAAGCTGCCAATTCAAATATGGCTTCACTCTCGGTCATGTAGTTATCAGAATACTGGTTTACTTCCTACTCTTCAGCGATGACATTTGATGAATTTGTAATTTAAGAAAATGGCTAACAGGCCCAAGATGTATTTTGAAACAATatgaactatttttttgttCCTTTCTACTTTACATCTTTCAAGAAAAAGTATTGGCTCAAGGatattttttggggaaaacaaaATCCTGAAAAGATTCTACTTGTTGAGAAAGCAGGCCAATGTACATACTTTCATAAAGAATGTTTAAATCTATTCACATTTATACCCTAGTCGCACTAGAGGCAGAATGAGCCTGAATGCCATCGGAATGAAAATTCTTTGTATATTCCTGGATGTTAAAAGTGCAATCTAAAACTTCTGACTCCATTCCAAATAATATACACATCGGAATGATTTTTTCGTTGTATATTCCTGGATGTTCAAAGTGCAGTCTAAAACTTCTGACTGCATTCCAAATAATATTCACACTTCTGACAAATTGGTGTTGTAGGACATATTATTCAGTCATCGCCGTCTTTTTGACAAGTAGGCTTTTGGATaaaagtttcaatttttttttcttcaggtcgttaccaaagtatgaccctaccttttacTTGATCATGAATCTCAGCCATAAATTTGTATGAATGCATTAAACGTGGCCTCTTGAAACGAGAATGAGTCATTAGAAGAAAGCTGACAAACATGCAGTCATGCAGTCAGACACACAACCCAAATTAAATACTTCCCTATCAGACAACTGTGAACAATCCATACCAATTATCCCAACTACTTTATCCTTCGTTACTCATACTTGACATACGTCCAAGGACGCTGGCTTAATATTGGTAAGCATAGACAAATGTGCTTAGCGTGAAGTAATCACAAGCCAACcacaatgtgtagtgtattaTCCTTTATATCATTCATTATATCATtcctgcgccttgaacacccagcagggtggatatgtgcgcattacaagtcttattattattattattattattatagttaaCAAATGTCTAAGGACAACAAGGGCTGATTGTCCTCAGTACAAACAAATGTGCTTAGCACCATGTAGTCATGAGTAACAAGCCAACTATAATGTGCCAATAATCCTACAACAAGCTCACTACCTAATCCTGCTAAGCATGGAATGTTTACAATGCCTCACAATTTAGGCTACAAgttaaaaaagcaaacaaataaaataataatttttctaAACAGTAACAGTGTCCAAGGTCTATAAAGTACACACAATTTTATGGGTTAGATTTTAAATGGGTTCTTTACTTGATCCAGTGATAAACTCATGAACAGAGCCTCTTACTTACTGAAGACATTTTCCATTTCAAAATGTTCCACTGATCATAGCACGTCTGTCCATCATGgggctttttttaaatttttgttcttgACATACGCAAGAAGAAGATGGGGCTGAATCATGATTTGTCATCTTTCTGAATCATTCAAATCGCGACCGTCTAGGGTTTTTCACCTTAATCTAATTACAGTTCAATTTCATTTCTTTCTAAAAATAGTCCCGGCATAAGTGTTTGACACAGCATTTTATTCTACCAATGATTTTGGATTGATATGAGTCAATTTATTCGTGGGTCGTTCGACTGCAATTCgttcaaaaaatttaaaaaccacTTCAATTATGAGATTTGATCTGTCAAAGTTTGATAAAACTGATATGCCTCATTGatggataaaaaataaaacacaaaaaattaaggtaaaataaaataagtttgatgcaaacaaaacccATAATAAATCGTGGAAGTGACTAAAATGTATATACAAAGGTTTGGATTGAAGCTGTTGGTAAGACTTATTTTGTGGTTGAGAAGTAGCCCCAAAATAGTGTCCATTCACTTTTTACCCCCCCTCTGGCACTGTTTATGGGGCAAGTTGAAACATGACTTTACAAGGACGAAACCATTataaagtatacctttggtttttggaactgtccGATCGTTTTAaccctatataaatgtagatattatacaataaaaatagCCTATGATTATTTGAACTGAAAGGAAACAGCCTGCTGACACCTACAATAATTTGAGgcttttcaaaattttcacttgatttgatcatggaggtagaattatgTAACCATAATCAGCATGATAAAATTACTATCCAACTGCTACAAAGTCATCATTACTAAGTGTAAAGTAGCTTCAGGAAAAGGACATTGGCACTACAAATACAGCATATTCTAAAAAGATGCAACAAATCATTTGAAAGACAAtttaatttgactaaaaaaacTCATcaaccaccaaaaaaaaaacttgtacaGAAAAGTGCAACTTTAGAATAagcaatattaaaaataaaagatcTTCATCATGGGAAAACGTAATGACTAGAAAGGTCATTTCAAGGTTTCAAGGTTTCAAGGTTTCTAGGtggttttaaacaaaacagtCTTACAAGAACTCACCAGAGATGACAGTGTAATGTTCCAATAAGAATGCAAACACGTTGACCATAAAGTCTCCACAAATAACAGGCTGTCGAACCTCTCTCGCAGGCAGAGTGGACACAAGCTATGCAACcatgcatcatcatcatcatcaaaacACACACATGAGACAACCCTCATCATCACAGTGCTAACTCACAATGATTTCACCACGCAGGTTGCTGCTGCAAACAAGCCATCTGAACATATGACCAGAAACTTGCCTGGACTTGTCTTTTATGCTGTTTAACTTCCTGCCTGCCCCAACACATTCAGCACAATGCTAGTTATTTAGCTTATGCAAATGAGCCTGCGTGAGGTATGAATCACTGAGCCAGTACACACAGCCAATCGGTGACCTAGATTCCCCACTGTCTGCTTACAAGTGGGACtgggtcatgaatatgtatgagggtAGGGAGACTTGGGAGTCACTGATTGGATAGGGGAAGTTTCTGGGATTGGGTTGGGACGAGGAAGTGGAGTgtggtttttttaaaaataatattggaGGAGGAaatgtggtgcttggattcttaTCAACTGTGACCAGTATTTTATGCTTTTTATCAAACAAGCACACATTGCAAAGGGACTGTGTCCCATTTCTGAGTTAAATCATTTTACATTTAGGTGAGTCTACTGAAATTAGAACCAAAGAGTTACAGGTAACTTTTCTAAGAAAACCcaccaaaatatatattttacagCAATTACTTGTtgctattaaagccattggaccctttcggtaaacagtattgctcAAGGCCGAAACTtaatgtatcacaacttctatatcaaataacaaacctgtgaaaatttgggcttaatcggtcatcggagtcgggagaaaataacgggaaaacccacccttgtatccgcgcgtttcgccgtgtcatgacaggtcatgacatgtgtttaaaataaatccgtaattctcgttaacgataATTGAatctgtaacttttttttttctttctgtaccgaaagggtccaatggctttaaaggcagtggacactattggtaattgtcaaaatccagtcttctcacttggtgtatctcaacatgtacataaaataacaaacctgtgaaaattttagcttgaatgatcgtcggagttgcgagaaaactatgaaagaaaaaaacacccttgtcacacgaagttgtgtaattcgtggaaaattacttctttctcgaaaactacatcacttcagagggagccgtttctcacaaggttttataccatcaacctctccccattactcgtcaccaagaaaggttttatgctgataattattttgagtaattaccaatagtgtccactgcctttaatcctagCACTAGAATTACAGACTCTACTGAAATTAAAACCAAAGAGGTACAGGCAATCGtccaaaaatataaattaaaaaaaaaaaacatttacaaatttttttttagcaaaattacTTTTTGCTTTTTATCCAAGGCACCTCCAACCACAGATATCATACAGGATTTTAAGAGCTGACAATAAAGTTGCCGACAGTACTCAAATTTTCAACTCAAATTAAAACAAGCGGTACATGTACGTAGGCAATCTTGACCCCAAAAAACATATAGATCTATTGAcagtaatatttatttatagttaattcttaaaggcagtggacactattggtaactactgaaaataattattagcataaaacctttcttggtgatgagtaatggggagaggttgatgatataaacgttgtgagaaacggctccctctgaagtgccatagttttcgagaaagaagttattttccacgaatttgatttcgagacctcagatttagaacttgaggtctcaaaatcaaccatctaaacgcacacaacttcgtgtgacaagggtgcttcttactttcattattatctcgcaagttcgatgaccgattgagctcaaattttcaaaggtttgttattttatgtttatgttgagatacaccaactgtgaaggctagtctttgacaattactaatagtgtccactgcctttaagagctgACGAAAAAGTTGCTGACGTACTCAAACTTTCAACTCAAATTAAAACAagcggtacatgtacatgtacgtaggcaACTTGACCCATAAAACCATATAGATCTATACTATGTAcagtaatatttatttatagtttactCTCAACTACTTTTTGCTTTTAATCCTAGCACAGATGTGTACACACATCAAGTATATCACACAGGATTTGTAAAGAGCTTACAAAAAAAGTTGCAGACAGTGTTCACGTTTGCTGTGACCAGCCATACACATCAAATATTAAACTGGTCAGTGAGAATGTTGGTTTATTCTGTTGTACgagtcaggagaaaaaaaaagtgaaaagccatgcacaattttcagtTTGTGAACACTCACAGAAAAAAATGATCCTTCATTAATACCGTATGAACTTAACGACCAATATTGGGGCTGGTATAAGTTTGATAACAAATTCGAATAAAAATCTAGCAAAGCTCAAGAAAGCAATAAATATACTTACAATCTTGAGGCGGCTTCTGTGTTACTCTCATCTCCTTCAATGCGGTACACGATACCATACATCACATACTCAAAACTGTCTGCTCGAGTAGGCGTCCCGTCGTCAAGGGGTGTGTATTCACCATCATCAGGGCAACCATCCTCCCTTAACGTCGTCGCTAGAACCAGACGGAATTTATCACCTGTTGAAGATGATAATAATTCAtgataatttgggaggctagtcatccttacttgcagcttaaaagctgaattgcgaagaaCGAGGCTAAACGTGTTGGAGATGCAGCTGGCATGCGAGGGCGCCTACATCAACCAACCAACGGAGCAGAGCCAGACATCGAAAGTGTAGCTTAGGTGAAAACCGTTGCACAAATCTACTCACATATGAGAGGTGAGCTGAACCAAAAGAAAGCGGCTTCGTGTTTGAGATGCAGCTGGAATGCAAGGGCGCCTacggcagccagccacatcaacccatgaACATAGAGAAGAGCAAGACATAGAAAGTgtagcttaaagacagtggacactattggtaattgtcaaagaccagacttctcacttggtgtacatgtatctcaaaatatatgcattttaaacatatatgtgaacatttcagctcaattggtcatcgaagttgcgagataactatgaaagaaaaaccttgtcacacgaagttgtgtgctttcagattcttgatttcgagacctcaagttctaagtcggaggtctcgaaatcaaattcatgtaaaattacttctttctcgaaaaatatgtcACTTCTCTAGATAGTTCAGCGTTGAAAAACATTTctgttgaatatgaaatacagtaagtttggaattacacagaggccaTCTGGgtgcaatttcatagagctgctaagcacaaaaatttgcttagcatgaaatttcttccttgttaaaaacatgattaccaacaaaatttccatttgatgcatattgcccgttattggtattcagctgttgattgcttatcctgaaaaccacgtggaaatttggttggaaatcctgtttttatgaaggcaaaaatttcatgctaagcaaatttgtgtgcttagcagctctatgaagttgggccctaatgcctctggtcttggccttggttccCCTTCAAAATGTTCCTGTAGACTTTtcctataagcctttttgaggtatgacagacgtgataggagtgtactgtttggtttgggtgtatacactaaactttacccaaaccttatagttttgtagcattgtgtccgccatatctcaaaaaggcttatttgGAACTGCCCtttgcacaaaaataaatggccctgccctttcaaagagAATTTCCAGACTTGTTACTGCCTTGTACAAAAGCTGGAAGACTAGTGAAATTACTAACTAGTTCCACAGTGGGGAAGGGGTTTTCCCCTGGTGTTTCCGCCAGTGGCTGCTGATTGAAGCCAGCCAGTacagcaacttgtaaaccaATCAACTAATAAAGGGAAATTCCCTACATTAAATATCAATTTAAGGGGAATAACTCCAGGAAAACTCGTTCCACTCTTAAAGTATCCAAAGaacttttttctctttttcttcttcttttcagaaatgaaaCTCTGTGATaaccccccacaaaaaaaggtGTGAGGGCAAAGatgcatttataaacaaatttatgctGAGCAATCaaacaggaaaccagtcacaaatggtacacatGACATGACATTTTAGATGATGCTTTTTCTGTTACAGGTAGGGTAATAGATTGGCATTTACTCCAAAAATGAGTGACGATAAAAACTTGGCCAGAGATGGCCATGGcgagagatgcggttggtactcACTGTCACATCGCTAAACGTGGACTGGATggattcaacatttttgttaaaataacttggcagtttttgtctttttctctACAAGTAGACTTTGCACtctgctgaaactttcacaatgtgacttttattgtatcttttttttttatacctttGCCTATAAATAAGTACAGTGAGCAGAAGCACATTGTTTAGGCTTTTTTAATTCAATGAAGTATGTCATTGTGTGGTTGAAGTGGACATCCCAAAACAGGGCAACCCTTTTCAGTGTTTGaacattttgatttttctttcaaaatggtGGGCTGGTggttcaaaagaaataactaaaaatcagaattttaagaacaaaattgAAGGCCTGATGAATTATTACATTTACAAAATCTCAAATCCTTTGTTCCGAGGCCCATATTGTTGTAGTAGGAGAGaagcctgcaaaaaaaaaaactactcagGGCTGGTATGAAACAAGGAAGtccatcaaacaaaaacaacgtcAAGTATCCCTAGAAATCTAGAAGGGAAGGAAAACCACAGGATGTTCATGTCGGACTGATAACAGAAATTGGAAACCTCTGGTTCAGAAAATGAAACTTCTCATATTATGGCTTTTTAGCAAGAACTGTTTCGAGAAATTTACCCAATTTTAAATGGCAACTTCTGCTTGTGGGGCTGATAGATGTACATTGTAGCAGTGTGTTTTCCAAGATTATATGTTACATTGATCTAGAACTAGTGGTTGCTGATGAAAACCATAACTTATTGAATTTACCCGATCGGTGAGATGATTAGAATAACATTCAACGTAATAGGGAAAAAATTTCCATAATCAGTGAGATTTTCACCTTTTGCTGTGTTTTTTATTCGCCAAGGCATGAACTCTCACAGAACGAAGCATGTTTTACAGTTTTGCCCAATACATTGCACATAGGTTGCCGTCTCCGAGGCGATCTAAGTCAAGTTGGCGAAGTCTCTTGCAGACCttgaattttgttcttgaaagggcacagcaattttcctatagaaggggcacttctatgaggacaattttaatttgtaattagaactttgcagagggcaccgcAGCAAAACCACATGGCACCACTGCAATTGCCGAGGGTGCCATGGATCAGTTCGAGGCAGTTCTCTTGCCTCTACATAATGTACACATCAGAACAAGGATAgattgtaatagatgttaaatttccatcggggataaagaatattaattttggttttttacccatacaccgatgtgtgttagcactgtatactcagtactttcccgagtcctgtgaaaaaaatatcacaggcatgttactcgggtgggattcgaacccacggcccTTGCAAGTACTGATGgacagattggtttattttcaaggaactttctgcagaatcagggagaaaTAGCAGCTCCGCATCTTAGCCACAGaaggaaaaataaaaaggatgcatgtacaatgtacaagatGGGCGGCCAAAGCAAAACTTTTTGACCTGAGAGGGAGCCCTATACAGTGCCggaattttatctttaaaagggcatggccattttcattttgcaaagggcacttccattgggaaatcttgaagtcaatgggaaacttttgacaggggcaccaaggccaagagcaGAAGAAAGGACAGCCATGGCATCCGTGGCCTGAGCGTAATTCCAAGTCCCGAGTCTTGTAAGGTATACGTACCAAGATCCACTGGGTACAGCTGGGTGTTCACGTCAAGTAAAAGGTCCATCTTGAAACTTTCACTCTCGCAGTGGAGCCGAGAAACTGTcaagaaacaaatacaaaaaaaatcattttgtaaattgttttataAGGTGAGATTCGAAAGTTGGTTATCTCATTTAAGCTACAAAGTCTATgacattttcaaagaaaaaaaaacaactgtgGGTACTGACAATATTTCTCCTCAAAAGTGAGGAAAATTATACATGTTTACTATCCACAGAACAAAGATATTAGGCAggtgtgttaaagccattggacactttcggaacagaaaataaaaaatgcacagatttacaaataacctacagggtttacagaaggtaatggtgaaagacttatcttgaaatattattccatgaaatgctttactttttgagaaaacattaaaacaattataaattctcgatattcgagaattacggatttattttaaccacatgtcatgacacggcgaacaaggggtaaacaagggtgggttttcccgttattttctcccgactccgatgaccgattgagcctaaattttcacaggtttgttattttttatacaggttgtgatacacgaagtgtgggcctttggaaaatactgtttaccgaaagtgtccaatggctttaaggccaaTTAACTCAGTTGGTGGGGCGCAGGCACATTAATCCAAAGTTAGTAGGTTCATGTCCTGTCATAATGtagttaagcttgggcgatatcctgatattatcgaatatcgcgatattaatttggaaacgatttcgatatcgaatGGATTTGGTTtgaatcgaaatatcgatatatcatgatatatcacgatatatcgcgatattgaTTAAATATCTGCTATTaagtatttgctagctgagacatcttgcaccccataggtttggagtaaaaccagaagaataggtcattagaacacctctcttatg includes:
- the LOC139951455 gene encoding DNA-directed RNA polymerases I, II, and III subunit RPABC3-like — its product is MSGVLFEDIFDVKDIDPDGKKFDRVSRLHCESESFKMDLLLDVNTQLYPVDLGDKFRLVLATTLREDGCPDDGEYTPLDDGTPTRADSFEYVMYGIVYRIEGDESNTEAASRLSAYISYGGLLMRLQGDANNLHGVEQDMHVYLLMKKLAF